The Streptomyces sp. NBC_00306 sequence ATGCGGGACTGGGCCGACGAGACGGAGACCGGCGACCGGGACGACCTCACGCCCGGGGTCTCCGACCGGGCGTGGGGACAGATCTCCGTCTCCTCCCGCGAGTGCCTGGGCGCCAGCAAGTGTGCGTACGGCGCTGAGTGCTTCGCCGAGATGGCCCGGGAGCGGGCCAAGCTCTCGGACGTCGTCGTCACCAATCACGCGCTGCTGGCCATCGACGCGATCGAGGGCGCGCCCGTGCTGCCCAGCCATGAGGTCCTGATCATCGACGAGGCCCACGAGCTCGTGTCCCGGGTGACGGGTGCGGCGACCGGGGAGCTCACGCCGGGCCAGGTCAACCGGGCGGTGCGGCGCGCGGCCAAGCTGGTCAACGAGAAGGCGGCGGATGCCCTGCAGACCGCCTCGGAGACCTTCGAGCGGCTGATGGAGCTCGCCCTTCCCGGCCGACTGGAGGAGATTCCCGAGGACCTCGGATACGCCTTGCTGGCGCTGCGCGACGCATCGCGCAATGTCATCTCGGCGCTCGGTTCCACCCGCGACAAGTCCGTCCAGGACGAGGACGCGGTACGCAAGCAGGCGCTGGCAGCCGTCGAGAACATCCACGGCGTCGCGGAGCGCATCACCCAGGGTTCCGAATACGACGTCGTCTGGTACGAGCGCCACGACCGGTTCGGCGCCTCCCTGCGGGTCGCCCCGCTGACCGTCTCGGGATTGCTGCGGGAGAAGCTGTTTACCGAGCGGTCGGTGGTGCTGACGTCCGCGACCCTCAAGCTCGGCGGCGACTTCAACGGTGTGGGCGCGTCCCTCGGTCTGTCCCCCGAGGGGTTTGCCGGGGAAGACGTCCCGCAGTGGAAGGGCCTCGACGTCGGCTCACCGTTCGACTACCCGAAGCAGGGGATTCTCTACGTCGCACGCCATCTGGCGACGCCGGGCCGCGAGGGGTCCCGCGGCGACATGATGGACGAACTCTCCGAGCTGGTGGAGGCGGCGGGCGGCCGCACGCTCGGACTGTTCTCGTCCATGCGGGCCGCCCAGGCTGCGGCCGAGGAGCTGCGTGGCCGGCTCGACAACCGGATCCTGTTGCAGGGCGAGGAGACACTCGGCGAGCTGATCAAGGCCTTCGCCGCTGACCCGGAGACCTGTCTGTTCGGCACACTCTCGCTCTGGCAGGGCGTCGATGTGCCGGGCCCCAGCTGTCAGCTGGTGGTGATGGACCGCATTCCCTTCCCACGGCCCGACGACCCCCTGATGAGCGCCCGCCAGAAGGCAGTGGAAGAGGCGGGTGGCAATGGCTTCATGGCCGTAGCGGCGACCCATGCCGCGCTGCTGATGGCGCAGGGCGCCGGACGTCTCGTACGGGCCACGGGCGACCGCGGCGTCGTTGCCGTACTCGATCCCCGGCTGGCCAACGCCCGGTACGGGAGCTACCTGAGAGCGTCCTTGCCGGACTTCTGGTACACCACGGACCGTAATCAGGTGCGTCGCTCACTGTCCGCGATCGACGCCGCGGCCAAGGCAGGAACCTGACGCCGGCGGACGCGCGAGAACCGGTGGAGTGGGGCCCTGCGGACATGGCAGGGCCCCGGGACCGGCGCAGTGGGTCCCGGGGCCCGGTCGGAGCCGGCGGGTCGTGTCAGACCCGCCGCAGCACAGCCACCACCTTGCCGAGGATGGTCGCTTCGTCGCCGGGGATCGGCTGGTACGCCGCATTGTGCGGGAGCAGCCAGACGTGGCCGTTCTCCCGCTTGAACCGCTTGACCGTGGCCTCGCCGTCGAGCATGGCTGCCACGATGTCACCGTTCTCCGCGACGGGCTGGCGCCGCACCGTCACCCAGTCGCCGTCACAGATGGCGGCCTCGATCATCGAGTCACCGACGACCTTGAGGACGAACAGCTCGCCGTCGCCGACCAGCTGCCGGGGGAGCGGGAAGACGTCCTCGACCGACTCCTCGGCCAGGATCGGGCCACCGGCCGCGATCCGGCCGACCAGCGGGACGTACGATGCGGCGGGCTTGCCGCTGGTGTCCGTCGGCTGGGTGCTGGGCTGGTCGGAGCCGCGCACCTCGTAGGCCCTGGGCCGATGAGGGTCCCGGCGCAGGAAGCCCTTGCGCTCGAGCGCCATCAGCTGATGAGCGACCGAAGAGGTGCTGGACAGGCCCACGGCCTGTCCGATCTCGCGCATCGACGGCGGGTAACCCCGTCGCTGGACGGAGTCACGGATCACCTCGATGACACGCCGCTGCCGATCCGTGAGCCCGGAGCTGTCCGCCCTGATCCCTGGGGGCCGGCCGGGCAGCGAACGCGTCGGCTTGGGACCCTCGGGGGTCGTGGCTGCGTCATTCATGGCATGCACCGGCTCGAATCGGTTCTGGGAGCGGTCCTGGGCAGTGATGGTGGCACTGTCTGCGGTGGTGGTCACGTCGGCCCCTCTCGAATGGTCTCCCTAGCTGGACAACGGTAGTTGCTTTCGAAAGGTTGCGCCAAACACACGTTCGAGTGAAATATGGCAGATTAGCTGACGCAAGCGCGTGGCTGGGTGTATGTGCGAATGATCGCTCGGCGAGCAATTCGGGTCATGACGGTGATCCCCCGCCTCGCGGAACGGCGGGACGGTGCCCGCAGTCTTGCATCCGGGCCCCGGAAAGAGGTGGCGCCGCGCCCCTCGCGTACCCTCGTGGCCGGTCTCCGTGAGCGGTTCCGCGCCGGACTCCCTGAGCGTCTTCGCTGCATCGGTTCGCCGCCTGCCGGGCGCCGTCGGTGCCGGGGTGTCACCGCCCG is a genomic window containing:
- a CDS encoding ATP-dependent DNA helicase, which gives rise to MTKPSLPELLHTAVTAVGGVERPGQVTMAEAVAAAVDDGSHLLVQAGTGTGKSLGYLVPALAHGERVVIATATLALQRQLVERDLPRTVDALHPLLRRRPEFAMLKGRSNYLCLHRLHEGVPQEEEDGLFDPFEAAAPTSKLGQDLLRMRDWADETETGDRDDLTPGVSDRAWGQISVSSRECLGASKCAYGAECFAEMARERAKLSDVVVTNHALLAIDAIEGAPVLPSHEVLIIDEAHELVSRVTGAATGELTPGQVNRAVRRAAKLVNEKAADALQTASETFERLMELALPGRLEEIPEDLGYALLALRDASRNVISALGSTRDKSVQDEDAVRKQALAAVENIHGVAERITQGSEYDVVWYERHDRFGASLRVAPLTVSGLLREKLFTERSVVLTSATLKLGGDFNGVGASLGLSPEGFAGEDVPQWKGLDVGSPFDYPKQGILYVARHLATPGREGSRGDMMDELSELVEAAGGRTLGLFSSMRAAQAAAEELRGRLDNRILLQGEETLGELIKAFAADPETCLFGTLSLWQGVDVPGPSCQLVVMDRIPFPRPDDPLMSARQKAVEEAGGNGFMAVAATHAALLMAQGAGRLVRATGDRGVVAVLDPRLANARYGSYLRASLPDFWYTTDRNQVRRSLSAIDAAAKAGT
- the lexA gene encoding transcriptional repressor LexA yields the protein MTTTADSATITAQDRSQNRFEPVHAMNDAATTPEGPKPTRSLPGRPPGIRADSSGLTDRQRRVIEVIRDSVQRRGYPPSMREIGQAVGLSSTSSVAHQLMALERKGFLRRDPHRPRAYEVRGSDQPSTQPTDTSGKPAASYVPLVGRIAAGGPILAEESVEDVFPLPRQLVGDGELFVLKVVGDSMIEAAICDGDWVTVRRQPVAENGDIVAAMLDGEATVKRFKRENGHVWLLPHNAAYQPIPGDEATILGKVVAVLRRV